The sequence below is a genomic window from Streptomyces sp. V1I1.
CCTTCTCGGCGGCGTCCGGGCAGGTGCGGTCGGCCTCGACGGCCAGCATGGCGCTGCGCAGGTCGTCGAGGGCATGTCCCAGCCGGGGGTCGGCCAGTTCGTACCGGGTACGCCGTCCCACAGGCACGGCGACGACCAGGCCGCAGTCCCGGAGGCAGGCGAGATGGTTCGACAACCGGGTCCGGGAGATCCCCAACAGCTCAGCCAGATCAGACGGATGGGCCGGCGCCTCGCGCAGGGCGAGCAGCAACCGGCAGCGAATCGGATCGGCGAGCGCACGGCCGAAGCGGG
It includes:
- a CDS encoding helix-turn-helix transcriptional regulator, which codes for MLTLAPEVELLARFGRALADPIRCRLLLALREAPAHPSDLAELLGISRTRLSNHLACLRDCGLVVAVPVGRRTRYELADPRLGHALDDLRSAMLAVEADRTCPDAAEKGCC